One genomic window of Octopus bimaculoides isolate UCB-OBI-ISO-001 chromosome 2, ASM119413v2, whole genome shotgun sequence includes the following:
- the LOC106868411 gene encoding neuropeptide CCHamide-2 receptor produces the protein MLDPRDKLILNSLISLIGLVGFIGNFLILRSLIVYKNMRIAHHVVIGGLALASILYILFEIPQTIVNFTSTRWNITDIWCNITNYMAHCSLIVVAFHLVVLSILNALILTNRPNMIISGKHALIIVVILFVVIFTAGVPFAFAYHVNKDLERCTFKPDLNDEFLLLIIITVCYFLPFGLVLITHIILHYITQRFFVDSIPEDKRKLSQLVLGLVIAYFFCQLPYHVVNIHLLYMLKDPNIQAEQFIMWNRISSYLLCLAQLSFSISPIVCAKLSKDFGDSFDEIINCTACVSSGNQRQGTLNASTPLTCSTLIGSENNV, from the coding sequence ATGCTTGACCCTCGTGACAAGTTAATCCTCAACAGTCTGATCTCTTTGATCGGACTGGTGGGATTTATTGGCAACTTTCTCATCTTACGGAGTCTCATAGTCTACAAAAACATGAGGATTGCACATCATGTTGTGATCGGAGGTTTAGCTCTTGCCAGCATCCTTTACATCCTCTTTGAGATTCCTCAGACAATTGTGAACTTCACAAGCACTCGTTGGAACATCACAGATATTTGGTGCAACATAACTAACTACATGGCACACTGCAGCCTCATTGTGGTTGCGTTTCATCTTGTTGTACTGTCTATTTTAAATGCCCTCATCCTCACTAACCGTCCTAATATGATTATTTCAGGCAAACATGCCTTGATAATTGTCGTCATTTTGTTTGTGGTCATTTTTACTGCTGGAGTACCGTTTGCATTTGCCTACCATGTGAATAAAGATTTGGAGCGATGTACTTTTAAACCAGACTTAAATGATGAATTCCTGCtactcatcatcataactgtttGTTATTTCTTACCCTTTGGTCTAGTTCTTATCACCCATATCATCCTCCATTACATAACACAGCGTTTCTTTGTCGATAGTATACCCGAAGACAAGCGCAAACTCTCCCAGTTAGTTTTAGGTCTTGTCATTGCTTATTTTTTCTGTCAGTTACCCTACCATGTTGTAAATATTCACTTGCTTTATATGTTAAAAGATCCAAACATCCAGGCTGAGCAATTTATAATGTGGAATCGAATTTCTTCCTACTTGTTGTGTCTTGCTCAACTTAGTTTTTCCATTAGTCCCATCGTCTGTGCAAAACTTTCCAAAGATTTTGGCGATAGCTTCGACGAGATCATCAACTGCACAGCATGTGTCTCATCAGGGAACCAAAGACAAGGAACTCTCAATGCGTCCACTCCATTAACCTGCTCAACTTTAATTGGTTCTGAGAATAATGTATGA